A portion of the Neorhodopirellula lusitana genome contains these proteins:
- a CDS encoding ABC transporter permease, with protein sequence MSNPESNTPESNTPESNSPESTQPDSNATDLDDPVQADTRSTHADTQPGRSGGTSWRRVVVWWNRMRVMTAKEFLQLYRDRILIVFMIYAFTLEVYLAGAGVSMQLQDAGMRVHDSDHSFASRELIHRFRPPQFRIDGEVFNEAESVELLDRGEAMMVLDIPPQFQETLLSGNTTSLQMQIDTSNPVLGFLASSYGQQIVGQYGLEVAMEREGININGLAAPIIHEEHRVWYNANQNDAWFMSLVEMLNVITMFAILLPASAMAREKERGTVEQLLVSPLSTFQMMFPKVLAMTSVILVGTLLTIHLILQPFFGVPFRGSLTLFMAVTAIYVFTTAGIGMLLATIARNLAQVGMLTALIFIPMVFLSGAWTPPENMPPFLRAISSVAPLHHYIDASLGIMLKGSGISILWDSILAIALFGVVIYGLSMGYFRRQFG encoded by the coding sequence ATGAGTAATCCAGAATCCAACACGCCAGAATCCAACACGCCAGAATCCAACTCGCCGGAATCCACCCAACCCGATTCCAATGCGACGGATCTCGACGATCCCGTTCAAGCGGACACTCGATCGACGCATGCGGATACCCAACCAGGTCGATCGGGCGGCACCTCGTGGCGCCGCGTCGTGGTTTGGTGGAATCGCATGCGAGTGATGACAGCGAAGGAATTCTTGCAGCTTTATCGTGACCGGATTCTGATCGTCTTCATGATCTATGCTTTCACGTTGGAGGTCTATCTTGCGGGCGCGGGCGTTAGCATGCAACTTCAGGATGCGGGAATGCGGGTCCACGACTCGGACCACAGTTTTGCCTCGCGTGAGCTGATTCATCGATTCCGTCCGCCTCAATTTCGCATCGACGGTGAGGTGTTCAATGAAGCCGAAAGCGTCGAACTTCTAGACCGTGGCGAAGCCATGATGGTGCTGGACATTCCGCCGCAATTCCAAGAAACGCTGCTCAGCGGAAACACAACGTCGCTGCAAATGCAAATCGACACGTCCAATCCGGTGCTCGGCTTCCTCGCGTCCAGTTACGGCCAACAAATCGTCGGCCAATACGGACTCGAGGTCGCAATGGAACGAGAGGGAATCAACATCAATGGGCTCGCCGCGCCGATCATCCATGAAGAACACCGAGTTTGGTACAACGCCAATCAGAATGACGCGTGGTTCATGTCGTTGGTAGAGATGCTAAATGTCATCACCATGTTCGCCATCCTGCTTCCGGCATCCGCAATGGCGCGTGAAAAGGAGCGAGGCACGGTTGAGCAACTGCTGGTGTCACCGCTGTCAACCTTTCAGATGATGTTCCCGAAAGTTCTCGCGATGACGTCGGTCATCTTGGTGGGGACGCTGCTGACGATCCACCTAATCTTGCAACCCTTTTTCGGAGTTCCCTTTCGTGGAAGCCTGACACTCTTCATGGCCGTCACAGCAATCTACGTCTTCACGACCGCGGGCATCGGAATGCTGTTGGCCACGATCGCCAGGAATCTCGCTCAAGTGGGCATGCTGACCGCGTTGATCTTCATCCCAATGGTGTTCTTATCCGGTGCGTGGACACCACCAGAGAACATGCCGCCGTTCTTGCGTGCGATCAGTTCGGTGGCTCCATTGCACCACTACATCGACGCCAGTCTTGGCATCATGCTGAAGGGCTCCGGAATTTCAATCTTGTGGGATTCGATCTTGGCGATCGCCCTATTCGGTGTGGTGATCTACGGCCTGAGCATGGGCTACTTCCGCCGCCAGTTCGGCTGA
- a CDS encoding BON domain-containing protein, with translation MRQSNPRLSNGWDPIQTRVQEVLDAASYTELQQISCERRRGIVFLSGDVSSEFMKQLAQESIRDVEGVSHLVNAIQVVDHV, from the coding sequence ATGCGTCAATCCAATCCCCGTTTGTCGAATGGTTGGGATCCGATTCAGACGCGGGTGCAAGAGGTATTGGATGCAGCGTCTTACACCGAACTGCAACAGATCAGTTGTGAACGGAGGCGGGGCATCGTCTTTCTTTCCGGTGACGTGAGCTCGGAGTTCATGAAGCAACTTGCCCAAGAATCGATTCGAGACGTTGAAGGCGTTTCCCATTTGGTCAACGCGATTCAAGTCGTTGACCACGTCTAG
- a CDS encoding CynX/NimT family MFS transporter, whose protein sequence is MATVSLQHSLDTESTNIESNRTVEHSASVRASIPDKEVSSTSQSHSKNLLLLCGVLLIALNLRPALASVGPLVEDIRLTTGLSSLQLGLLTTIPLIAFAVISTLTPLFTRRFGIGGTLLGALVMLAAGIGLRSLPSIAGLYFGTVLLGISITFGNVLLPGITKRNFARNSGFVTSLYSSAMTLGAGLAAGLSVPMATDLQLGWRGSLAVWAIPALLALIVWFPQVGRLTKSVPTRSFIKGMQDLGGSRLAWQVALFMGLQSLTFYALLAWLPSILMHRGHDAAFSGWMLSLSQAVGIVGSLIVPTWAGSKSDQRSIVVFLMTIESAGLVGLMIGPAGWVVAWVSLIGFVLGGSFGLALLFIVVRSKDAESATELSGMAQSIGYLIAATGPMIFGSLFDFSGGWSYSLVFLLGVGAVKLVVGMGAGAPRTLG, encoded by the coding sequence GTGGCGACCGTCAGTCTTCAACACTCACTCGACACCGAAAGCACTAACATCGAAAGTAACCGCACCGTCGAGCATTCCGCGTCTGTCAGAGCGTCCATTCCAGACAAGGAGGTGTCTTCGACGAGCCAATCGCACTCCAAGAACCTGCTTTTGCTTTGCGGGGTGTTGTTGATTGCGCTGAACTTGCGACCGGCGCTGGCGAGTGTGGGTCCGTTGGTGGAAGACATTCGATTGACGACGGGCTTATCCAGCTTGCAGTTGGGCTTGCTGACGACGATCCCCTTGATCGCTTTTGCTGTGATCTCGACTTTGACACCGTTGTTCACACGCCGCTTCGGCATTGGCGGCACGCTGCTAGGGGCGCTCGTGATGTTGGCCGCCGGAATCGGGTTGCGTTCGCTCCCGTCCATCGCGGGCCTGTACTTTGGGACCGTCTTGTTGGGAATCTCGATCACGTTTGGCAACGTGTTGTTGCCTGGCATTACGAAACGAAACTTCGCTAGGAACTCCGGTTTCGTTACTAGTCTCTATTCCAGTGCGATGACCTTGGGTGCGGGGTTGGCTGCGGGCCTAAGCGTCCCGATGGCAACCGACCTCCAACTCGGCTGGCGTGGTTCGCTTGCCGTGTGGGCGATACCAGCTCTGTTGGCTCTGATCGTCTGGTTTCCCCAAGTTGGCCGGCTCACTAAGTCAGTGCCCACCCGTAGCTTCATCAAGGGCATGCAGGACTTGGGTGGTTCGCGGTTGGCGTGGCAAGTGGCCCTGTTCATGGGGCTTCAGTCACTGACCTTTTATGCGTTGTTGGCATGGTTGCCGTCCATCTTGATGCACCGAGGTCACGACGCCGCGTTTTCGGGATGGATGCTTTCCCTTTCCCAAGCCGTTGGGATTGTTGGCTCGCTGATTGTGCCCACCTGGGCCGGCTCGAAGTCCGATCAACGCAGCATTGTTGTGTTTCTGATGACCATCGAATCGGCTGGGCTAGTTGGATTGATGATCGGACCGGCGGGCTGGGTCGTGGCCTGGGTTTCGCTGATCGGTTTTGTTCTGGGCGGCTCTTTCGGTCTGGCTCTTTTGTTCATTGTGGTCCGATCCAAGGACGCCGAATCCGCCACCGAGCTTTCGGGGATGGCGCAGTCGATCGGTTACTTGATTGCGGCGACCGGACCGATGATCTTTGGTAGTTTGTTCGACTTCAGCGGGGGCTGGTCCTATTCGCTCGTCTTCTTGCTTGGCGTCGGCGCCGTGAAGCTGGTTGTCGGCATGGGTGCGGGCGCACCGCGGACACTGGGCTGA
- a CDS encoding 2Fe-2S iron-sulfur cluster-binding protein, whose amino-acid sequence MPDDSLSVDRLYTITVILLDGQQHVVEFRRHAYNNLMELIVNELYENIGDCKGHAWCGTCHVEILTNETVAGETLTGEAVASEIQSGEILENAALNAPPIEPMTRDEVMTLGKLPNTVPSSRLACQIMVDELIDNAVFRVRGDVS is encoded by the coding sequence ATGCCCGATGATTCACTCTCGGTCGATCGCCTTTACACAATCACCGTCATCCTGCTCGATGGTCAGCAGCACGTCGTCGAGTTTCGCCGGCATGCGTACAACAACTTGATGGAGTTGATCGTCAACGAATTGTACGAAAACATCGGCGATTGCAAGGGACACGCATGGTGCGGAACCTGCCACGTCGAGATCCTTACCAATGAAACAGTTGCCGGCGAAACATTGACAGGTGAGGCAGTCGCCAGCGAAATACAAAGCGGCGAAATACTGGAAAACGCGGCTCTGAACGCCCCACCCATCGAGCCCATGACGCGAGACGAAGTCATGACGCTGGGCAAACTGCCCAACACCGTTCCATCCAGTCGGCTGGCGTGTCAAATCATGGTCGACGAGCTGATCGACAACGCAGTCTTCCGAGTTCGAGGCGATGTGTCCTAA
- a CDS encoding DUF542 domain-containing protein: MNCDLDTPLPDWIIEHPETTSVFSQLGLDISCGGKSLQYVCRHQGLNPTDVLKQLQTILADCKDDDRGGGEA, encoded by the coding sequence ATGAACTGCGACTTAGATACGCCCCTTCCCGATTGGATCATCGAGCATCCTGAAACGACAAGCGTGTTCAGTCAACTTGGGCTGGACATCAGCTGCGGTGGCAAATCACTTCAATACGTTTGTCGCCATCAGGGATTGAACCCGACCGATGTCTTGAAGCAGTTGCAAACCATCCTAGCCGATTGCAAGGATGATGATCGAGGCGGGGGGGAAGCCTAG
- a CDS encoding DUF488 domain-containing protein codes for MTSRKIEIARAYSLPASNDHYRVLVDRLWPRGVKKETLELDQWAKDLAPSTELRKWFHQDPTRWEELVERYRSELQGNLAAAKDLLAAADGRNLLLIYAAKDETHNNAIVLRDFLGEVDQPGC; via the coding sequence ATGACATCCCGCAAAATTGAAATCGCCCGCGCGTATTCGCTTCCGGCTTCGAACGATCACTACCGAGTCCTGGTCGATCGGCTTTGGCCGCGAGGTGTCAAGAAAGAGACGCTCGAGCTGGATCAGTGGGCAAAGGATCTGGCCCCCAGTACCGAACTGCGTAAATGGTTCCATCAAGATCCAACACGATGGGAAGAGTTGGTGGAGCGTTATCGAAGCGAACTGCAAGGGAATCTCGCTGCAGCGAAGGACCTGCTTGCCGCCGCCGACGGCAGGAACCTCTTGCTGATCTACGCCGCGAAAGACGAGACTCACAACAACGCAATCGTGTTACGTGACTTTCTGGGTGAAGTCGATCAACCGGGCTGTTAG
- a CDS encoding c-type heme family protein — translation MKYPAALLIGLNIIAAMPMLHGDEQSISPESPPKASVSPTPTQTESTGQDEPPNEGPKEPRVPAATSIHEARARAMLLHESIRGTLQVVHRDFFDEDNARDIPSASLEDVFAELAASYDVKLKWLIVETDIVNVDHQPEDLFEKEAVIALKQGKQSHEGVVDSRYRFAGPIRLASQCLKCHVKQRTSTEDRTAGLLISMPLNTPRTTPQTMAR, via the coding sequence ATGAAATATCCCGCCGCCCTGCTCATTGGACTCAATATCATTGCGGCGATGCCAATGCTTCACGGGGACGAACAATCGATCTCGCCTGAGTCGCCTCCGAAAGCGTCAGTGTCACCCACTCCAACGCAGACCGAATCAACGGGACAGGACGAGCCACCCAACGAAGGGCCAAAAGAGCCACGCGTCCCCGCCGCAACCAGCATTCACGAAGCACGCGCCCGGGCAATGCTGTTGCATGAGTCCATTCGCGGTACTCTTCAAGTGGTCCATCGCGACTTCTTTGACGAGGACAATGCCCGAGATATCCCATCGGCCTCCCTCGAAGACGTATTCGCCGAACTTGCCGCCAGCTACGACGTCAAGCTGAAGTGGCTGATCGTCGAAACCGACATCGTGAACGTCGACCATCAACCGGAAGACCTTTTTGAAAAGGAAGCGGTCATTGCACTCAAACAGGGCAAACAGTCCCATGAAGGCGTCGTGGATTCACGTTACCGGTTCGCTGGCCCAATCCGACTCGCATCGCAGTGCCTGAAATGTCACGTCAAGCAACGCACCAGTACGGAAGATCGGACTGCGGGGCTGCTGATTTCGATGCCACTGAACACGCCAAGGACGACACCTCAAACCATGGCTAGATAG
- the cls gene encoding cardiolipin synthase — MLIQGLAVAHALMVLVFSTRILLRDNLSSAARLAWFLVMLFAPYVGVVVYLLFGEVSLGHTVHKRHDEIFTKLRLAAGPAMGSCDRNLSGQVEIEYQTAFRAAAVDGFGTTLGNHAELLPDAATARARLIQDIDNAKESVQCLYYIWLDDNTGKNVAAALIRAARRGVVCHAVADGLGSRVFVRSKYWQEMRDAGVNLTVALPIKWVVDTILFSRIDLRNHRKITVIDSRVTWCGSQNCADPEFLVKAKYGPWVDIMLRLEGPVVTQCQLLFASDWLLNSGEEVPTTKTMIANEINGGFPAQLFADGPTERHGATPQMFATLLTLAKREVVISTPYFVPNQTVLDAMCAAAIRGVEVIMVVPKRNDSWIVAAASRSYYRQLLEHGVKIFEFRNGLLHAKTFTVDRSLSLIGSTNMDLRSFDLNYENDILLRDNEVTQAIYQRQSQYISQSDCVTIDDVLAWSYTHRIWNNIVATVGPIL, encoded by the coding sequence TTGTTGATCCAAGGACTTGCCGTCGCACACGCATTGATGGTGCTTGTGTTCTCCACGCGAATCCTGTTGCGGGACAACCTCTCCTCGGCTGCCCGCTTGGCTTGGTTTCTGGTGATGCTGTTCGCACCCTATGTCGGCGTCGTGGTCTATTTGCTGTTTGGCGAAGTCAGTTTGGGACACACGGTTCACAAACGTCACGATGAAATTTTCACCAAGCTACGATTGGCTGCCGGTCCCGCGATGGGCAGTTGCGACCGGAACCTCAGCGGCCAGGTCGAAATTGAGTATCAAACCGCGTTCCGCGCCGCTGCGGTCGACGGTTTTGGAACAACACTCGGGAATCATGCGGAGCTCCTGCCTGACGCGGCAACCGCGCGTGCCCGTTTGATCCAAGACATTGATAACGCCAAAGAAAGCGTGCAGTGCCTGTACTACATCTGGCTGGACGACAACACGGGCAAGAATGTCGCCGCCGCACTGATCCGCGCCGCTCGACGCGGCGTTGTCTGCCATGCCGTCGCCGATGGCCTGGGCTCGCGAGTCTTTGTGCGATCGAAATACTGGCAAGAGATGCGCGACGCCGGTGTGAACCTCACCGTTGCCTTGCCAATCAAGTGGGTCGTTGACACGATTTTGTTCAGCCGTATCGATTTGCGGAATCACCGAAAGATCACGGTTATCGATAGTCGTGTCACTTGGTGCGGCAGCCAAAACTGCGCCGACCCCGAGTTCCTGGTGAAGGCAAAGTACGGACCATGGGTCGACATCATGCTGCGGCTGGAGGGACCTGTCGTCACCCAGTGCCAACTGCTCTTCGCGTCGGACTGGCTGCTCAATAGTGGCGAGGAGGTCCCCACCACCAAGACAATGATCGCCAACGAAATCAACGGTGGTTTTCCGGCACAGCTTTTTGCCGACGGGCCGACCGAGCGGCACGGGGCCACGCCTCAAATGTTTGCCACCTTGTTGACGTTAGCGAAACGAGAAGTAGTCATCTCGACGCCCTACTTTGTTCCCAACCAAACCGTTTTAGACGCAATGTGTGCCGCCGCGATTCGCGGAGTCGAAGTGATCATGGTCGTTCCCAAACGCAATGATTCTTGGATCGTTGCCGCCGCCAGCCGCAGCTATTACCGCCAACTGCTGGAACACGGCGTCAAGATATTCGAGTTTCGCAACGGGCTACTCCACGCCAAAACATTCACCGTTGATCGCTCACTTTCGCTGATCGGCTCCACCAACATGGATCTCCGCAGCTTCGACTTGAATTACGAAAACGACATCTTGCTGCGTGACAACGAGGTGACGCAAGCGATCTATCAACGCCAAAGTCAGTACATCAGCCAGTCCGACTGCGTCACCATCGACGATGTCCTGGCCTGGTCTTACACCCATCGAATTTGGAACAACATCGTCGCTACGGTAGGACCGATCCTGTAG
- a CDS encoding putative quinol monooxygenase has translation MPNKTKVIANIRAKVGKGAELKLELEKLVEPSRGDAGCEHYELQADIKDSDHFFMIETWVNADALAAHVETSHFQNFIKGTEAIMDSIEVSEVETVR, from the coding sequence ATGCCAAACAAAACGAAAGTGATTGCCAACATTCGGGCCAAAGTAGGGAAAGGGGCTGAACTCAAACTGGAGCTCGAGAAGCTTGTTGAGCCCAGTCGAGGCGATGCGGGCTGCGAGCACTATGAGCTTCAGGCAGACATCAAAGACTCGGATCACTTCTTCATGATCGAAACGTGGGTCAATGCGGACGCACTTGCCGCCCATGTCGAAACAAGTCACTTCCAAAACTTCATCAAGGGCACCGAAGCAATCATGGACAGCATCGAGGTCAGTGAAGTCGAAACGGTGCGATAG
- a CDS encoding ester cyclase → MGHCLESRLKDYYDAWSRQDGNGVMSFFGESSTFEDLAFGARFEGLTQIRSFVDLTYAGSPDFRVRPTQIVVGEGSAAAAWVMSGTHSGDFPGLPATGKKFEVRASSIIRFDRDTIKTIVDYWNPAEFQRSVGLA, encoded by the coding sequence ATGGGTCACTGCCTCGAGTCACGCCTCAAGGATTATTACGATGCTTGGTCACGCCAGGACGGGAATGGGGTAATGTCGTTCTTTGGTGAGTCTTCAACGTTCGAGGACTTGGCGTTCGGTGCAAGATTCGAAGGATTGACCCAGATTCGTTCGTTCGTCGATTTGACCTATGCCGGCTCACCTGACTTTCGAGTGCGTCCGACTCAGATTGTCGTGGGTGAGGGATCTGCGGCCGCCGCGTGGGTGATGAGCGGGACGCACTCAGGCGATTTTCCTGGGCTGCCCGCGACCGGGAAAAAGTTTGAGGTCCGAGCCTCGTCGATCATTCGGTTCGATCGCGATACGATTAAGACGATCGTGGATTACTGGAACCCTGCTGAATTCCAACGATCCGTTGGACTCGCGTAG
- a CDS encoding SDR family oxidoreductase codes for MNSKQRIGITGATGFLGGCIAQTLDERGISTRLIVRSAEKAPLLRHADVAVSSYVDHDAMVAAVKGIDTLFFVSGFESADRLDQHKAAVDAFVAGGVQRVVYTSFVNCNAESIFTFARDHYQTEEYMRYKGLAFAALRDNFYSDMVPLLATDGVIRGPAQDGKFAPVARTDIADVAVALLTDPAFPTGPFDVTGPELLSMAEAAAIVSDITGKPITFQNETVEEAFASRGEFNATPFEIEGWVSSYQAIAAGEFAVLSDTVERFTGRRPLTLREHLLRSSEVAEVSNKSSPIGL; via the coding sequence ATGAATTCAAAACAACGGATTGGTATCACGGGAGCGACTGGTTTTCTTGGGGGGTGCATCGCACAAACGCTGGACGAACGTGGGATCTCAACGCGTTTGATCGTCCGCAGTGCCGAAAAGGCTCCGCTATTGAGGCACGCCGACGTGGCGGTTTCAAGCTACGTTGATCATGACGCCATGGTCGCGGCGGTGAAGGGAATCGATACGCTGTTCTTTGTCTCCGGTTTCGAGAGCGCTGATCGCTTGGACCAACACAAAGCCGCGGTCGACGCATTCGTCGCGGGTGGCGTCCAGCGTGTGGTCTACACCTCGTTCGTCAACTGCAACGCGGAATCCATCTTCACTTTCGCGCGAGATCACTACCAGACCGAAGAATACATGCGATACAAGGGACTTGCCTTCGCTGCTTTGCGAGACAACTTTTACTCCGACATGGTCCCGTTGTTGGCAACCGATGGCGTGATTCGTGGCCCAGCTCAAGACGGGAAGTTTGCACCGGTGGCGAGAACGGATATCGCGGACGTTGCCGTTGCCCTGTTGACTGATCCGGCGTTCCCAACCGGTCCGTTCGACGTGACAGGTCCGGAGTTGTTGTCCATGGCCGAAGCAGCCGCAATCGTGAGTGACATCACGGGCAAACCGATCACTTTTCAAAACGAGACGGTGGAGGAAGCTTTCGCATCACGTGGGGAATTTAACGCCACGCCGTTTGAGATCGAGGGATGGGTTAGCAGTTACCAGGCCATCGCGGCGGGTGAGTTTGCGGTGCTTAGCGACACGGTGGAACGTTTCACCGGCCGGCGACCGTTAACGTTGAGAGAGCATCTCCTGCGAAGCTCCGAGGTTGCTGAGGTGTCAAATAAGTCGTCGCCAATCGGGCTTTGA
- a CDS encoding carboxymuconolactone decarboxylase family protein, with product MTDFQVHTIDSAPADSQPQLEKSKQAYGMVPNLHAIMADSPALLEAYRTIGSIFDTKTSLSATEQQIIAMTNNRLNGCEYCMAAHTSIMQGAKVPEDVITSLRDGTPIADPKLEALRVFAAKVNTSRGWLDDGDIEALLDAGYTRQTVLEVIVGTAYKVLSNYTNHVAETPLDKAFSKNEWHAEAEPAS from the coding sequence ATGACGGATTTTCAAGTACACACGATCGACAGTGCCCCCGCTGACAGTCAACCGCAGCTTGAAAAGAGCAAGCAAGCCTATGGAATGGTGCCCAACCTGCACGCCATCATGGCCGATTCGCCCGCACTGTTGGAAGCTTATCGAACAATCGGATCGATCTTCGACACCAAAACGAGCTTGTCTGCTACCGAGCAGCAAATCATTGCGATGACCAACAATCGTCTCAACGGTTGCGAATACTGCATGGCGGCTCATACCTCGATCATGCAAGGTGCGAAGGTGCCCGAAGACGTGATAACGTCACTGCGTGATGGAACACCGATCGCCGATCCAAAGCTCGAAGCCTTGCGGGTGTTTGCCGCCAAGGTGAATACGTCCCGAGGTTGGTTGGATGACGGTGATATTGAAGCCTTGTTGGACGCTGGATACACCAGGCAGACCGTTTTGGAAGTCATCGTTGGCACTGCCTACAAGGTGCTTTCGAATTACACCAACCACGTGGCAGAGACGCCGCTGGATAAGGCATTTTCGAAGAACGAGTGGCACGCCGAGGCGGAACCGGCGAGTTGA
- the egtD gene encoding L-histidine N(alpha)-methyltransferase produces MNPTIETVTPTDRFLHDVVSGLSGAQKTLPCKYLYDECGSQLFDKICETDEYYPTRTELGIMKRNAKSIADQIGSGVMLVEYGSGSSTKTRILLDALDTPVAYVPVDISEEHLLKTADGLRSAYPDTEILPVVADFTKPFTLPQSEQPCSHVALYFPGSTIGNFTPEEAGELLKFMSSTLGPKGGLLIGIDLQKEASIIEAAYNDQAGITAEFNLNLLTRINSELDGDFDIDQFKHRAIYNPSEHRIEISIVSLRDQQVRLDDKEFHFRTGESILTEYSHKYTIEGFTQFASLFGFALHHHWTDNRNYFGLLHLVLD; encoded by the coding sequence ATGAATCCCACCATAGAAACTGTCACGCCAACCGATCGCTTCCTTCACGACGTGGTGAGTGGCTTGTCGGGAGCCCAGAAGACCTTGCCCTGCAAGTATCTCTACGACGAATGTGGTTCGCAACTGTTCGACAAGATCTGCGAAACGGATGAGTATTACCCGACAAGAACCGAACTCGGCATCATGAAGCGGAACGCGAAATCGATCGCCGATCAAATCGGATCGGGCGTGATGCTGGTTGAATACGGAAGCGGCAGCAGTACGAAGACTCGCATTCTTTTGGATGCGCTCGACACGCCCGTTGCTTACGTCCCGGTCGATATTTCCGAGGAACATCTATTAAAAACAGCCGATGGTTTGCGGTCCGCCTATCCCGACACTGAGATCTTGCCGGTGGTCGCTGACTTCACGAAGCCATTCACGTTGCCGCAGTCTGAACAACCGTGTTCCCATGTCGCTCTCTATTTCCCCGGCTCGACGATTGGCAATTTCACTCCCGAGGAAGCGGGCGAGTTGTTGAAGTTCATGTCGTCGACCCTAGGTCCCAAAGGCGGCTTGTTGATCGGGATCGACTTGCAAAAAGAAGCTTCTATCATCGAAGCCGCCTACAACGACCAAGCGGGTATCACGGCTGAATTCAACCTGAATCTGCTAACCCGCATTAACAGCGAACTCGATGGTGATTTCGACATCGATCAGTTCAAGCACCGGGCAATCTACAACCCGTCCGAACATCGGATCGAGATCTCGATTGTCAGCTTGCGCGACCAACAAGTTCGGTTAGACGATAAAGAATTCCACTTTCGAACCGGTGAATCAATCCTGACGGAATACTCCCACAAGTACACGATTGAGGGCTTCACCCAGTTTGCGTCTCTGTTCGGATTCGCTCTGCACCACCACTGGACTGACAATCGCAACTACTTTGGCCTGCTGCACCTAGTCCTCGATTGA
- the egtB gene encoding ergothioneine biosynthesis protein EgtB, whose translation MTDSIADRFQRARQFTEQLVQPLSAEDCMIQSMDDASPTRWHLAHTTWFFETFILREQADYSEFDPQFNYLFNSYYNTIGEQFPRSQRGLLSRPGLQQILEYRDHVNQQLIQRLEHPEFLTQYERLLEIGIQHEQQHQELILTDIKHALSCNPTWPKFHDLPLDTTSRNTPSEPITIDEGLYEIGHFGPGFAFDNESPRHQAFLHQCTVSSSLVTCGEYLEFMEAGGYQRPEYWLSMGWAAIQQQGWQSPMYWLNVDDQPMQFTLGGLLPLNLDAPVTHVSFFEADAYARWCGKRLPTEFEWEVAASQTSIADNDPFVDWFVDQGLAIHPTCSPSGFCGSVWQWTASSYLGYPGYRPPAGAVGEYNGKFMCDQHVLRGGSVATQRSHIRPTYRNFFPAATRWQFSGIRLAD comes from the coding sequence ATGACAGACTCCATCGCCGATCGATTCCAGCGTGCTCGTCAGTTCACCGAACAACTCGTGCAACCCTTGTCCGCCGAAGACTGCATGATTCAGTCGATGGACGACGCCAGCCCCACTCGCTGGCACTTGGCCCACACGACGTGGTTCTTCGAGACGTTTATTTTGCGGGAGCAAGCTGACTATTCCGAATTCGATCCGCAATTCAACTATCTTTTCAATTCTTATTACAACACGATCGGTGAACAGTTCCCGCGTAGCCAACGCGGCTTGCTTTCTCGGCCCGGTTTGCAACAGATCCTCGAATACCGCGACCACGTTAACCAGCAACTGATCCAACGTCTTGAGCATCCTGAGTTTCTTACCCAGTATGAACGGTTGCTCGAAATTGGTATCCAGCATGAACAACAGCATCAAGAACTGATCCTGACCGATATCAAACATGCCCTGTCCTGCAACCCGACGTGGCCCAAATTCCACGATCTACCGCTGGACACGACATCGCGAAACACACCTAGCGAGCCAATCACGATCGATGAAGGACTCTATGAAATCGGGCATTTTGGACCAGGCTTCGCATTTGACAATGAAAGTCCACGCCACCAGGCTTTTCTGCATCAATGCACCGTCTCGTCGTCGTTGGTGACATGCGGCGAGTACTTGGAATTCATGGAAGCGGGCGGCTACCAGCGACCGGAGTACTGGCTGTCGATGGGTTGGGCAGCGATTCAGCAACAAGGCTGGCAATCGCCAATGTACTGGTTGAACGTCGACGACCAACCGATGCAATTTACGCTGGGCGGATTGTTGCCACTCAACCTGGACGCGCCGGTCACCCACGTCAGCTTCTTCGAAGCGGATGCGTACGCTCGGTGGTGCGGCAAGCGATTGCCAACCGAGTTTGAATGGGAGGTTGCGGCTTCTCAAACCTCGATCGCCGATAACGATCCTTTCGTCGATTGGTTTGTTGATCAGGGTTTGGCGATTCACCCCACTTGCTCGCCCAGTGGGTTTTGCGGCAGCGTGTGGCAGTGGACGGCCAGCAGCTACCTTGGCTACCCCGGCTATCGGCCTCCCGCCGGCGCGGTGGGCGAATACAACGGCAAGTTCATGTGCGATCAACACGTGTTGCGAGGCGGAAGTGTGGCAACGCAACGAAGCCACATTCGCCCCACGTACCGAAACTTCTTTCCCGCAGCCACACGCTGGCAGTTCAGCGGGATTCGCTTAGCGGACTGA